GCCGACAAATGATGGGTAAGACAAACCCGAAAGAAGCTCTACCAGGAACAATTCGCGGAGACTATGGAATGTTTGTTGGTAAAAATATCATTCACGGTTCTGATTCACCTGAGAGTGCAGAACGTGAAATTGGACTGTTCTTCAAAGAAGAGGAATTAGTTTCATACGACCGTCAAATTAATACTTGGGTTTATTAAAAGTCAGCCTTTTGGCTGGCTTTTCCATTTTGTTTTCCTACCTCCTTTTTTCTTTATGGCTCTACAATATTTGTTGGGGTATGAAGAAATTTTTAGCATAAAAAAAAACACGTAAGCTCCAAAATCCTTTACACTTGAATTGACGAGAAACAAGAATAAAGATTGGAGTTACGTGCATGAAGTATTCTACCATATCAATGCCTGGATTAGAAGAGTTGATTATCACAAAGATGGAGGAAATTGAGGGGGTAATCCACCTTCATGTTTCTGTCCCCCGAAGAAGACATCAATGTCCGGCATGTGGAGATTGGACCCATAAGGTT
The Bacillus kexueae DNA segment above includes these coding regions:
- a CDS encoding transposase family protein, producing the protein MKYSTISMPGLEELIITKMEEIEGVIHLHVSVPRRRHQCPACGDWTHKVHDYRIQKVKHLKLFERTTYLFYRKRRYACPCGKRFAEKN